In Scatophagus argus isolate fScaArg1 chromosome 3, fScaArg1.pri, whole genome shotgun sequence, one genomic interval encodes:
- the prxl2b gene encoding prostamide/prostaglandin F synthase — MAKVDLAQVGKNLLKSETGESVELQSLWQDQPVVFFFLRRFGCQVCRWMASEISELEPDLRASGVALVGVGPEELGLKEFKEGGFFKGSIYVDEQKKSYKDLGFKRYTAISVLPAAMGKKVRDISAKAKAEGIQGNFSGDLLQSGGMLIVSKGGEKVLLHFIQDSPGDHPPLEDISGALGVSATVTAGQRPVCNDDVCTR; from the exons ATGGCAAAAGTCGACCTTGCTCAAGTTGGAAAGAACCTACTGAAGAGTGAAACTGGAGAG agTGTAGAGCTCCAGTCTCTCTGGCAGGACCAGCCGGtggtcttcttcttcctgcGTAGGTTTGGCTGCCAGGTGTGTCGATGGATGGCTTCAGAGATCAGCGAACTAGAGCCGGACCTGAGAGCCAGTGGTGTAGCCCTGGTAGGCGTCGGACCTGAAGAGCTTGGACTCAAAGAGTTCAAGGAAGGAGGGTTTTTCAAAGGAT CCATTTATGTCGATGAACAGAAGAAAAGCTACAAGGATTTGGGCTTCAAAAG GTACACAGCCATAAGTGTGCTTCCTGCTGCTATGGGGAAGAAAGTTCGAGATATATCTGCAAAG gCCAAAGCTGAAGGCATCCAGGGAAACTTTTCAGGAGATCTGCTGCAGAGTGGAGGCATGCTCATTGTGTCCAAAG GGGGAGAAAAGGTCCTGCTGCACTTCATCCAGGATTCACCGGGGGACCACCCACCTCTGGAGGATATTTCCGGGGCTTTGGGTGTCTCAGCCACAgtgacagcaggacagaggCCAGTG TGCAACGATGATGTTTGCACACGATGA
- the mmel1 gene encoding membrane metallo-endopeptidase-like 1 — translation MGKSESQMDIMEKSSKPGKRRWTVAEIGLSVLLLLVSCALAGLVVLYTSVVKEQSNRSSTSRSSTGQLFRSSLSSECTTADCVTAAARLLQNMDKSVKPCDNFYQFACGGWLERHVIPETSSRHSVFDILRDKLEIVLKGVLEMENEQDRDAVRKAKILYSSCMNESLIEQRDSQPLLKLIDSIGDWPVASDDWNTTTEEAWSLEDTLAMLTAHFHKKVLLDMYVWTDDRDSRRHIIYIDQPGLGMPSRDYYFNDGNYKKVREAYLHFMVSIAKITREDRNLTQDDDRVWDEMMQVLELETDIANATSPAEERQDVTVLYNKMTLGELQSTFSLNGFNWTRFIQGVLSSVSIEVHLEEEVVVYGSPYLEKMNDVLSKHSIRTVQNYLTWQLIIDRVNSLSRRFKDARARYRKTLYGTTVEDAWWRECVRYVQSSMENAVGALYVRETFAGESKQMVSDLIGKIQNAYVETLEELSWMDAPSKEKAREKAMAIKEHIGYPDHILQESNQKLDQEYAHLNFSEEHYFENILENLRSEAHKSLKKLREPVDPDLWIIGAAVVNAFYSPNRNQIVFPAGILQPPFFSKQQHQALNFGGIGMVIGHEITHGFDDNGRNFDKDGNMLNWWSNYSAEHFKEQSQCMVQQYGNFNWKLAGGQNVSGISTLGENIADNGGVRQAYKAYLKWVEMEGEEPRLPGLDMDHKQLFFLNFAQVWCGAYRPEYASQSIKTDSHSPLEYRVLGSLQNFEAFSEAFQCQKGSPMNPELKCRVW, via the exons ATGGGCAAATCCGAAAGCCAGATGGATATAATGGAGAAATCAAGTAAACCTGGAAAGCGTCGTTGGACTGTTGCAGAAATcggtctgtctgtgctgctgctgttggtcaGCTGTGCCTTAGCCGGGCTGGTAGTCCTCTACACATCGGTTGTGAAAG AGCAATCTAACAGGTCGAGCACGTCAAGGAGTTCAACAG GCCAGCTGTTTCGTTCCAGCCTGAGCAGTGAGTGCACAACTGCGGACTGTGTTACTGCAG CTGCTCGGCTCTTGCAGAACATGGATAAGTCTGTGAAGCCTTGTGACAATTTCTACCAGTTCGCTTGCGGGGGATGGCTGGAGCGACATGTCATACCGGAGACAAGCTCCCGTCACAGTGTCTTTGACATTCTAAGGGACAAGCTTGAGATTGTCCTCAAAG GTGTTCTTGAGATGGAAAATGAACAGGACAGAGATGCTGTCAGGAAGGCCAAGATCCTTTACAGCTCCTGCATGAATGAAA GCCTCATAGAGCAGCGTGACTCCCAGCCCCTCCTGAAGCTCATTGACAGTATCGGAGACTGGCCTGTGGCGTCTGATGACTGGAACACCACTACCG AGGAAGCATGGAGCCTTGAAGACACACTGGCAATGCTCACTGCTCATTTTCATAAGAAGGTTCTGCTAGACATGTATGTGTGGACGGATGACCGCGACTCTCGCCGCCATATTATTTAT ATTGACCAGCCGGGACTTGGAATGCCATCAAGAGATTATTACTTCAATGATGGAAACTACAAAAAG GTTCGCGAGGCCTACCTCCATTTCATGGTGTCTATTGCGAAGATAACCCGAGAAGACAGGAACTTGACTCAGGATGACGACCGTGTGTGGGATGAAATGATGCAAGTGCTGGAGCTGGAGACTGACATCGCCAAT GCCACATCACCAGCAGAGGAGCGCCAAGATGTCACTGTTCTCTACAATAAGATGACACTTGGAGAGCTACAGAGTACATTCAGCCTTAAT GGTTTCAACTGGACACGATTTATTCAGGGTGTACTGTCCAGTGTGTCCATTGAGGTCCATctagaggaggaggtggtggtgtaTGGCTCTCCCTACCTTGAGAAGATGAATGACGTTCTCTCCAAACACAGTATTAG AACTGTGCAGAACTACCTCACTTGGCAGCTCATCATTGACAGAGTTAACAGCCTGAGCCGCCGTTTCAAAGATGCCAGAGCACGTTACAGGAAG ACTCTTTATGGGACCACTGTGGAGGATGCTTGGTGGCGAGAATGCGTGCGCTATGTCCAGAGCAGTATGGAGAATGCAGTTGGTGCTCTGTATGTGCGTGAGACTTTTGCTGGAGAAAGTAAACAAATG GTCAGTGACCTCATCGGTAAGATTCAGAACGCCTATGTGGAAACACTTGAGGAGTTAAGCTGGATGGATGCTCCTTCCAaggagaaagcaagagagaag GCCATGGCAATCAAGGAGCATATTGGCTATCCAGATCATATTCTGCAGGAGAGCAACCAGAAACTTGACCAGGAGTACGCTCAT CTTAATTTTAGTGAAGAACACTACTTCGAGAACATCCTTGAGAACCTCAGGTCTGAAGCTCACAAGAGTCTGAAGAAGCTCAGAGAACCAGTTGACCCAGACTT GTGGATCATCGGTGCTGCTGTGGTGAATGCATTCTACTCCCCCAACAGAAACCAGATAG TTTTTCCAGCAGGAATCCTGCAGCCACCTTTCTTCAGTAAACAGCAGCACCAGGCCCTTAACTTTGGTGGAATAGGGATGGTCATTGGACATGAAATCACACATGGCTTCGATGACAATG GGCGTAATTTTGACAAGGATGGTAATATGCTAAACTGGTGGAGTAATTACTCTGCTGAGCATTTTAAAGAGCAGTCACAGTGTATGGTGCAACAATATGGCAACTTCAACTGGAAGCTAGCAGGTGGACAAAAT GTCAGTGGAATCAGCACTTTGGGGGAGAACATTGCAGACAACGGAGGGGTTCGTCAAGCGTACAAG gcTTATCTAAAGTGGGTGGAGATGGAGGGTGAGGAGCCTCGTCTACCTGGTCTAGACATGGATCAcaagcagcttttctttctcaacTTTGCCCAA GTGTGGTGTGGTGCTTATCGGCCTGAATATGCCAGCCAGTCCATCAAGACTGACTCACACAGTCCCTTAGAATACAG GGTGCTTGGATCTCTCCAGAATTTTGAAGCATTCTCAGAAGCTTTCCAGTGCCAAAAAGGCAGTCCAATGAATCCCGAGCTGAAGTGCCGTGTCTGGTAG